The proteins below come from a single Zea mays cultivar B73 chromosome 8, Zm-B73-REFERENCE-NAM-5.0, whole genome shotgun sequence genomic window:
- the LOC103635403 gene encoding probable protein ABIL4: MQPPQQYPPAPGSWGGVAGARAGATTVDEASMERSKSFIKALQELKNLRPQLYTASEYCEKSYLHSEQKQKVLDNLKDYALRAVVNAVDHLGTVAYKLTDLFEQQASEVSTYELKVARLNQQIFTCQVYTDKEGLRQQQMMGANIKHHKHYILPPTGYKRSLANGHLQADTDQESKPRPYPSAKTLSWHLSSENSTKANAHKPTFALVDTAPSKPSSGKERSASPMRRPLQFNRSTSSDTTQKVGAKNISGVKELSTFHSFDNPKGRAIQKAPVGTKSMLAALFIRHKSSKAKRIAVR, translated from the exons ATGCAGCCGCCGCAGCAATACCCGCCGGCGCCCGGCTCCTGGGGCGGGGTCGCGGGGGCCAGGGCCGGCGCCACCACCGTGGATGAGGCGTCCATGGAACGTAGCAAGAGCTTCATCAAGGCCCTGCAG GAGCTCAAGAACCTGCGGCCGCAGCTCTACACCGCCTCCGAGTACTGCGAGAAGTCCTACCTCCACAGCGAGCAGAAGCAGAA GGTGCTGGACAACCTGAAAGACTATGCCTTACGAGCCGTCGTCAACGCGGTTGATCATCTGGGTACTGTTGCGTACAAACTGACCGATCTTTTCGAGCAGCAAGCTTCCGAGGTGTCGACATATGAACTGAAAGTCGCACGCCTGAACCAG CAAATCTTCACATGCCAAGTCTACACAGACAAAGAAGGCCTCAGGCAGCAGCAGATGATGGGAGCAAACATCAAGCACCACAAGCACTACATCTTACCCC CCACTGGTTATAAAAGATCCCTGGCAAATGGACACCTGCAAGCGGACACTGATCAGGAATCCAAGCCTAGACCTTACCCCTCCG CAAAAACCCTTTCCTGGCATCTGTCTTCGGAGAACAGCACCAAAGCAAACGCACATAAGCCTACATTTGC CCTAGTGGACACGGCACCATCAAAACCTTCATCAG GTAAGGAGCGGTCTGCTTCTCCTATGCGCAGGCCGCTGCAGTTCAACAGGAGCACCAGTTCTGATACTACGCAGAAGGTTGGCGCTAAG AACATATCTGGTGTAAAGGAACTTTCAACATTCCATTCCTTCGACAACCCCAAAGGTCGTGCGATCCAAAAGGCCCCTGTTGGCACTAAAAGCATGCTGGCGGCTCTCTTCATCAGACACAAATCGTCCAAGGCGAAAAGGATCGCAGTTCGCTGA
- the LOC103635404 gene encoding calcium-dependent protein kinase 1, with translation MGGRASRHRAQPHDQSSHPPPRPPPKQQQGQQHPNNRPNKPKQQQQPPPPRPPPPHQAPPAASPAAPGAATVGRVLGRPMEDVRASYTFGRELGRGQFGVTYLATHKPTGRRYACKSIATRKLAHSDDVDDVRREVQIMHHLTGHRSIVELRGAYEDRHSVNLVMELCEGGELFDRIIARGHYSERAAAALCREIVSVVHSCHSMGVMHRDLKPENFLFLNKREDSPLKATDFGLSVFFKPGEQFRDLVGSAYYVAPEVLKRRYGAEADIWSAGVILYILLSGVPPFWAENEDGIFDAVLRGHIDFASDPWPSISNSAKDLVKKMLRQDPKERLTAAEILNHPWIREDGEAPDKPLDITVISRMKQFRAMNKLKKVALKVVAENLSEEEIVGLKEMFKSLDTDNSGTITLEELRAGLPKLGTKISESEIRQLMEAADVDGNGTIDYVEFISATMHMNRLEKEDHIFKAFEYFDKDHSGHITVDELEEALKKYDMGDEATVKEIIAEVDTDHDGRINYQEFVAMMKNNSPEIVPNRRRMF, from the exons ATGGGCGGCCGCGCCTCCCGCCACCGCGCGCAGCCGCACGACCAGTCTTCTCACCCTCCTCCTCGGCCGCCGCCCAAGCAGCAGCAGGGCCAGCAGCACCCCAACAACCGCCCCAACAAGcccaagcagcagcagcagcccccACCTCCACGTCCTCCGCCGCCACACCAGGCTCCCCCCGCCGCCTCCCCCGCCGCCCCGGGCGCGGCCACCGTCGGCCGCGTGCTGGGCCGGCCGATGGAGGACGTGCGCGCGTCCTACACGTTCGGCCGGGAGCTGGGCCGGGGCCAGTTCGGCGTCACCTACCTGGCCACGCACAAGCCCACCGGCCGCCGGTACGCGTGCAAGTCCATCGCGACGCGGAAGCTCGCGCACAGCGACGACGTCGACGACGTCCGCCGGGAGGTGCAGATCATGCACCACCTCACGGGCCACCGCAGCATCGTCGAGCTCCGGGGCGCCTACGAGGACCGCCACTCCGTCAACCTCGTCATGGAGCTGTGCGAGGGTGGGGAGCTCTTCGACCGCATCATCGCGAGGGGGCACTACTCCGAgcgtgccgccgccgccctctgcAGGGAGATCGTCTCCGTCGTCCACAGCTGCCACTCCATGGGGGTCATGCATCGGGACCTCAAGCCCGAAAACTTCCTCTTCCTTAACAAGAGGGAGGACTCGCCGCTCAAGGCCACGGATTTCGGACTCTCCGTCTTCTTCAAGCCCG GCGAGCAGTTCAGGGATCTTGTCGGCAGCGCTTACTACGTCGCCCCAGAGGTGCTCAAGCGGCGATACGGAGCTGAGGCAGACATATGGAGTGCCGGAGTTATCCTCTACATCCTGCTATCCGGCGTCCCTCCTTTCTGGGCCG AGAACGAGGATGGCATATTTGATGCTGTTTTGCGAGGTCATATTGACTTCGCATCTGATCCCTGGCCTTCCATATCGAATAGCGCAAAAGATTTGGTCAAGAAGATGCTGCGCCAAGACCCCAAGGAGCGGCTTACTGCTGCTGAAATTTTGA ACCATCCATGGattagagaggatggagaggccCCAGACAAGCCACTAGACATAACAGTAATAAGCAGAATGAAGCAGTTCCGGGCCATGAACAAGCTTAAGAAGGTTGCCTTGAAG GTTGTTGCTGAGAACTTGTCAGAGGAAGAGATCGTGGGCTTGAAGGAAATGTTCAAATCCCTGGATACTGACAACAGTGGGACAATAACGCTGGAAGAATTGAGAGCTGGTTTACCAAAGCTCGGCACCAAAATCTCTGAATCAGAAATAAGGCAGTTGATGGAAGCA GCTGATGTTGATGGGAATGGcaccattgattatgttgaaTTTATATCAGCAACAATGCACATGAATAGACTAGAGAAGGAGGATCATATATTTAAAGCATTCGAGTATTTTGACAAGGATCATAGCGG GCACATTACAGTTGATGAGTTGGAAGAAGCTTTGAAGAAGTATGATATGGGCGATGAGGCAACAGTTAAAGAAATTATTGCTGAAGTAGACACAGATCAC GATGGGAGAATCAACTACCAGGAGTTTGTTGCCATGATGAAGAATAATAGCCCCGAGATTGTTCCAAATCGGAGGCGCATGTTTTAA